A single genomic interval of Chrysemys picta bellii isolate R12L10 chromosome 8, ASM1138683v2, whole genome shotgun sequence harbors:
- the PCDH12 gene encoding protocadherin-12 isoform X6, translating into MLLLSHFLLQFLVLCWHFFLCVDCQEVSPFAMQYKVLEEVPSGTVIGKLSEDFGWEQRSEPVETFQQLHFPKELPVRVGSGDGLLSTAGRLDRERLCRHTDPCLFSFDVLAAIHLALIHVEIQVLDINDHAPQFPKPELELEISESASLRTRIPLDRALDPDTGSNALCSYSLSPSDYFALDVISGSDGTKHAELVVVKEVDRELHSCFDLVLTAFDHGESPKSGTTLLRVIVLDSNDNSPMFAESSLTVEIWEDALPGTILINLTATDPDQGPNGEIEYSLSKHASLEVLNMFSIEAKTGSVVLRSPLDYEENHTYEVDVQARDLGANPIPAHCKILIKVLDVNDNAPDVHITWAAQVPVLSEALPKDSFVALVTVSDPDSGNNGQVHCYLSQGLEHFKLKRTNRYTYMLLTNAILDRERWAEYNLILMVQDNGNRSLAGRKHLTICISDVNDNPPLFERITYDVTIAENNVPPSYLITVKAHDADLDFNGKVSYSIQDFLVSDLVSIDSKTGEIFALRAFDYEQMTSLEFLVTAEDGGHPKLVSNVSVRVSLLDRNDNSPVIMQPVLVGGKARIIVLVNAQTGCLWLSLGNDSPQGTAVTTMTPTLNSNVSLLFTIAASDADSGMNGALHYDILSGNDTNLFLIDPLSGQVFINSSNASSLIGSEWELEVLVKDQGNSPLQAKALVQLSFRNHLDQLTNSAQEAQMLSSSMVTVICLPVLLGIFLLILALIVSICKREKKDNMAYNCREAEDAHRHQQLKKPHKHIQKTDIYLVPVLRNRQASQSEAEQVRSCEEALLRESAWDDPLQTSFHLTPTLYRTLRNQKGPAEQKDAFNLPAIQCRPFHPHRPRNASKESSSLQDAQTHSKSLENPQLKPLGDENCDLSLPTTHPSDMTLKRQRIAEPDVGPREAHRHQHLLRSLVRLSMVALAEQDPTGELAMESPPVQQISQLLSLLHQGQFQPKPNHRGNKYTAKNGSRACRFAVRDHTRRAGGQQNSVSRQPCDQIQYLPFGPC; encoded by the exons ATGCTTTTGCTGTCACACTTTCTGCTTCAATTCTTGGTGTTGTGCTGGCACTTTTTCCTTTGTGTGGATTGCCAGGAGGTGTCCCCCTTTGCTATGCAATACAAAGTGTTAGAAGAAGTGCCAAGTGGAACTGTGATAGGGAAATTATCTGAGGATTTTGGCTGGGAACAGAGAAGTGAACCAGTAGAGACCTTCCAGCAGCTGCATTTCCCCAAGGAGCTCCCTGTCCGTGTTGGGTCTGGAGATGGTTTGCTTAGCACAGCAGGGCGGTTGGACAGAGAGCGGTTATGCAGGCACACCGATCCATGCTTGTTCTCTTTTGATGTTCTGGCTGCAATACACTTGGCTTTAATCCACGTGGAGATTCAGGTCTTGGACATCAATGATCATGCACCCCAATTTCCAAAacctgagctggaactagaaATATCAGAGAGTGCATCTTTACGAACACGGATACCACTGGACCGAGCCCTTGACCCAGACACTGGCTCCAATGCACTCTGCTCTTACTCATTATCACCCAGTGACTACTTTGCTTTGGATGTAATTTCTGGATCTGATGGAACTAAACATGCAGAACTTGTAGTTGTTAAAGAAGTGGACAGAGAGCTCCACTCTTGTTTTGATCTAGTATTGACTGCCTTTGATCATGGAGAATCACCAAAATCAGGCACAACCTTACTTAGGGTAATTGTTTTAGACTCCAATGATAACAGCCCTATGTTTGCAGAGAGTTCTTTGACAGTGGAAATCTGGGAAGATGCTTTGCCTGGGACAATTCTTATAAACCTTACAGCCACTGACCCTGATCAGGGTCCCAATGGGGAGATAGAATATTCACTCAGTAAACATGCTTCACTGGAGGTGTTGAACATGTTCAGCATTGAAGCCAAGACAGGCAGTGTAGTTCTGAGAAGCCCACTGGATTATGAAGAAAACCATACCTATGAAGTGGATGTGCAAGCCAGGGATCTTGGAGCCAACCCTATTCCAGCACACTGCAAGATCCTCATCAAGGTCCTAGATGTCAATGACAATGCCCCAGATGTGCACATCACTTGGGCTGCCCAGGTGCCAGTGCTATCTGAAGCTCTTCCTAAGGACAGCTTTGTTGCTCTGGTGACAGTAAGTGATCCTGATTCTGGAAACAATGGACAGGTGCATTGTTACCTTAGTCAAGGACTTGAGCATTTCAAATTGAAAAGAACCAACAGATACACTTACATGCTGTTGACCAATGCCATCTTGGACAGGGAGAGGTGGGCAGAATATAACCTGATATTAATGGTCCAGGACAATGGGAATCGCTCCTTAGCTGGGAGGAAACACCTCACTATATGCATCAGTGATGTCAATGACAACCCACCATTGTTTGAAAGAATTACATATGATGTCACCATTGCTGAGAACAATGTGCCTCCATCCTACCTGATTACTGTCAAGGCTCACGATGCTGACTTAGATTTTAATGGAAAAGTCAGCTATAGCATCCAGGATTTCCTTGTTTCAGACTTGGTCTCTATTGATTCAAAAACTGGCGAAATCTTTGCGCTCAGAGCTTTTGATTATGAACAAATGACAAGTCTGGAATTCCTGGTGACAGCAGAAGATGGGGGTCACCCCAAACTTGTGTCGAATGTTTCTGTTAGGGTTAGTCTGCTTGATAGGAATGATAATTCCCCTGTGATCATGCAGCCAGTGCTGGTGGGAGGCAAAGCAAGGATCATTGTTCTAGTCAATGCACAGACCGGATGCTTGTGGCTATCCCTAGGGAACGACAGCCCCCAAGGTACAGCAGTAACCACCATGACACCAACACTCAATTCAAACGTTTCCCTGCTATTCACCATAGCTGCCAGTGATGCAGATTCTGGCATGAATGGGGCCCTTCACTATGACATTCTGAGTGGGAATGATACCAATTTGTTTCTCATTGATCCACTGTCAGGGCAGGTGTTTATCAACAGCAGCAATGCCAGCAGCCTCATTGGCAGTGAATGGGAATTGGAGGTGTTGGTAAAGGATCAAGGGAACTCACCGCTGCAGGCAAAAGCCCTTGTGCAGTTAAGTTTCAGAAATCATCTTGACCAGCTGACAAACTCAGCCCAGGAGGCTCAGATGCTGAGCTCATCCATGGTGACTGTTATCTGCCTACCTGTGCTATTAGGCATTTTTCTTCTTATTTTGGCTTTAATCGTGTCTATATgcaaaagagagaagaaagataACATGGCCTACAACTGCAGGGAAGCAGAAGATGCCCACAGACATCAGCAGCTCAAGAAGCCCCACAAACACATTCAGAAAACAGACATATATTTAGTCCCTGTACTAAGAAATAGGCAAGCTTCGCAAAGTGAGGCTGAGCAAGTTCGGTCCTGTGAAGAAGCTTTGCTGAGGGAAAGTGCCTGGGATGACCCACTGCAGACTTCATTTCATTTAACCCCAACACTGTACAGGACCCTTAGAAACCAGAAAGGTCCAGCTGAACAGAAAGATGCCTTCAATCTCCCTGCAATACAGTGCAGACCTTTCCACCCACACAGGCCAAGAAATGCATCAAAAGAGAGCTCAAGCCTTCAAGATGCACAAACCCATTCCAAAAGCTTAGAGAACCCACAGCTGAAGCCTTTGGGAGATGAGAATTGCGACCTCTCACTGCCAACTACTCATCCCTCAGACATGACTCTGAAGAGACAGAGAATTGCTGAGCCAGATGTGGGGCCCAGGGAAGCCCATCGCCACCAGCACCTCCTGAGAAGCCTAGTGAGGCTGTCCATGGTGGCACTTGCAGAGCAGGACCCCACGGGAGAACTTGCTATGGAGTCGCCTCCTGTTCAG CAAATCTCTCAGCTGCTGTCTCTGCTGCACCAGGGCCAGTTCCAGCCCAAACCAAATCACAGGGGAAACAAATACACAGCCAAGAATGGCAGCAG ggcctgtcGGTTtgctgtgagagatcacacacgcagggctggcgggcaacagaattcggtttccaggcagccatg cgatcagatccagtacctcccattcggtccgtGCTAG